The proteins below come from a single Corylus avellana chromosome ca3, CavTom2PMs-1.0 genomic window:
- the LOC132176226 gene encoding arabinogalactan O-methyltransferase 2, with product MPPEVPHCRPLVTLVQFSPQQNLPIDYKYFKGRKKMNIPIKKLLPALVLILSSFSIIRFLLITITTSSSSTRLPTFSTFFQHTPSHEPGSSTKQPKAITEKEFHLLSNLVAQKSPCNLLIFGLEPKYLYLSQINAGGTTVFLEDDIGKLDKIKANSNSTKTYKVEYQTPAKEAYKLLKHARQNPACEPGSGPIQASKCRLALRNLPQEVYQQKWDVIVVDGPSGDTPEAPGRMATIYSASIIARAGNTTDVAIHDVHRMIEKWFSWEFLCDENLVSSKGNLWIFRIRGQLNSTTFCSARPVVIE from the coding sequence ATGCCCCCAGAAGTGCCTCATTGCCGTCCTCTTGTAACTCTGGTTCAATTTTCTCCTCAACAGAATCTACCAATTGATTACAAATATTTCAAAGGAAGGAAAAAGATGAACATCCCCATAAAGAAACTTCTCCCTGCACTTGTCCTGATCCTCTCAAGCTTCTCCATCATTAGATTTCTTTTAATCACCATCACTACTTCATCCAGCTCCACTCGGCTCCCtactttttccactttttttcaGCACACTCCATCACATGAGCCGGGCTCctcaacaaaacaaccaaaagcCATCACAGAAAAGGAATTTCATCTCCTATCAAATCTTGTTGCTCAAAAATCCCCCTGCAACCTCCTCATTTTTGGGCTTGAACCCAAATACCTGTACCTCTCACAGATCAATGCAGGCGGCACCACCGTCTTTCTAGAGGACGATATCGGCAAGCTAGACAAAATCAAAGCCAATTCAAACAGCACCAAAACATACAAGGTTGAATACCAAACACCTGCAAAAGAGGCTTACAAGCTGCTCAAGCATGCCAGACAGAACCCGGCCTGTGAACCCGGCTCCGGACCGATTCAAGCATCAAAATGCAGGCTTGCATTGAGAAACTTACCACAAGAAGTGTACCAGCAAAAGTGGGATGTGATAGTGGTGGATGGGCCAAGCGGAGATACACCAGAGGCACCAGGTAGGATGGCAACAATCTATAGTGCTAGTATAATTGCAAGAGCTGGAAATACAACAGATGTAGCCATTCATGACGTCCATCGAATGATTGAAAAGTGGTTTTCTTGGGAGTTTCTGTGTGACGAGAACCTGGTTTCTTCCAAAGGGAATCTGTGGATTTTCAGGATTAGGGGTCAATTAAATTCTACTACATTTTGCTCTGCTAGACCTGTTGTGATAGAGTAG